One stretch of Desulfocurvus vexinensis DSM 17965 DNA includes these proteins:
- the glpX gene encoding class II fructose-bisphosphatase — translation MEAPERNLALDLVRVTEAAALASGRWLGRGNKDAGDKAAVDAMRLSFNALDIKGHVVIGEGEKDEAPMLFNGEKLGTGQGPAVDVAVDPVEGTNLLAFGRPNAISVVGVAPAGTMYDPGPSFYMQKLVVPAEAKDVVHLDAPVKENLTRIAKALDKDVDDLVVFVLDKPRHKQLIQEIREAGARIELHTDGDVAGSLMAIDPRSKVDVMMGTGGTPEGVLSACAIRAMGGEILARLDPRSKKEEHALIDAGRDLREILTVKTLVRTDDVYFAATGISGGTFLAGVRYTGHGATTHSLVMRGKTGSIRYVEARHAFDKLMQFSSVKYD, via the coding sequence GTGGAAGCCCCGGAAAGAAACCTCGCACTGGACCTGGTGCGCGTTACGGAAGCCGCCGCCCTGGCCTCGGGCCGCTGGCTCGGCAGGGGGAACAAGGACGCGGGCGACAAGGCCGCCGTGGACGCCATGCGCCTGTCCTTCAACGCCCTGGACATCAAGGGCCACGTAGTCATCGGCGAGGGCGAAAAGGACGAGGCGCCCATGCTCTTCAACGGCGAGAAGCTCGGCACCGGCCAGGGCCCCGCCGTGGACGTGGCCGTGGACCCCGTGGAAGGCACCAATCTGCTGGCCTTCGGGCGGCCCAACGCCATCTCCGTGGTCGGCGTGGCCCCGGCGGGGACGATGTACGACCCCGGGCCCAGCTTCTACATGCAAAAGCTCGTGGTGCCCGCCGAGGCCAAGGATGTTGTCCACCTCGACGCCCCGGTGAAGGAAAACCTGACGCGCATCGCCAAGGCCCTGGACAAGGACGTGGACGACCTGGTGGTCTTCGTGCTCGACAAGCCGCGCCACAAGCAGCTCATCCAGGAAATCCGCGAGGCCGGGGCGCGCATTGAGCTGCACACCGACGGCGACGTGGCCGGTTCGCTCATGGCCATCGACCCGCGCTCCAAGGTGGACGTGATGATGGGCACCGGCGGCACCCCCGAGGGAGTGCTCTCGGCCTGCGCCATCCGCGCCATGGGCGGCGAGATCCTGGCCCGCCTGGACCCGCGCTCCAAGAAGGAGGAGCACGCGCTCATCGACGCCGGGCGCGACCTGCGCGAAATCCTCACCGTCAAGACCCTGGTGCGCACCGACGACGTGTACTTCGCGGCCACGGGCATCTCGGGCGGCACCTTCCTGGCTGGCGTGCGCTACACCGGCCACGGCGCCACCACCCACTCGCTGGTCATGCGCGGCAAGACCGGCAGCATCCGCTACGTCGAGGCGCGCCACGCCTTCGACAAGCTGATGCAGTTCTCCTCCGTGAAGTACGACTAG
- a CDS encoding RNA polymerase factor sigma-32 yields the protein MHDKTPGPQAETPEVLPPEEDAREEDEDILDPELDDDPGLDDTDVFELLPTPAGAVATRDPLHLYLREIGKFGLLAPEEEFELARRVRDEGDSDAAFRLVSSHLRLVVKIAMDFQRRWMQNVLDLIQEGNVGLMRAVQKFDPDKGIKFSYYAAFWIKAYILKFIMDNWRLVKIGTTQAQRKLFYNLNKERQRLISQGFDPDTATLSKNLGVSEDVVIEMDQRLARQDMSLDLPLSDDGGGATRMDFLPALTPGVEDSLAQGEIADVLHRHLRAIVPLLSDKERDILELRLLSDSPVPLREIGERYGITRERVRQIEARLLLKIKKQLSDNIDDFSQDWIEADE from the coding sequence ATGCATGACAAGACGCCAGGCCCCCAGGCCGAGACGCCCGAAGTCCTGCCGCCCGAGGAGGACGCCCGCGAGGAGGACGAGGACATCCTCGACCCCGAGCTGGACGACGACCCCGGCCTGGACGACACGGACGTGTTCGAGCTGCTGCCGACACCCGCCGGCGCCGTCGCCACCCGCGACCCGCTGCACCTCTACCTGCGCGAAATCGGCAAGTTCGGCCTGCTGGCCCCCGAGGAGGAATTCGAGCTGGCCCGGCGCGTGCGCGACGAGGGCGACTCCGACGCGGCCTTCCGGCTGGTCTCCTCGCACCTGCGCCTGGTGGTCAAGATCGCCATGGACTTCCAGCGCCGCTGGATGCAGAACGTGCTGGACCTGATCCAGGAAGGCAACGTGGGCCTGATGCGCGCCGTGCAGAAGTTCGACCCGGACAAGGGCATCAAGTTCTCCTACTACGCCGCCTTCTGGATCAAGGCCTACATCCTGAAGTTCATCATGGACAACTGGCGGCTGGTGAAGATAGGGACGACCCAGGCCCAGCGCAAACTCTTCTACAACCTGAACAAGGAACGCCAGCGGCTCATCAGCCAGGGCTTCGACCCCGACACGGCCACCCTGTCCAAGAACCTCGGTGTGTCCGAGGACGTGGTCATCGAGATGGACCAGCGCCTGGCGCGCCAGGACATGTCCCTGGACCTGCCCCTGTCCGACGACGGCGGCGGGGCCACGCGCATGGACTTCCTGCCCGCCCTGACCCCCGGCGTGGAGGATTCCCTGGCCCAGGGCGAGATCGCCGACGTCCTGCACCGGCACCTGCGGGCCATCGTGCCCTTGCTGTCGGACAAGGAGCGCGACATCCTGGAACTGCGCCTGCTCTCGGACTCGCCCGTGCCCCTGCGCGAGATCGGCGAGCGCTACGGCATCACCCGCGAGCGCGTGCGCCAGATCGAGGCCCGCCTGCTGCTGAAGATCAAGAAACAGCTTTCCGACAACATCGACGACTTTTCACAGGACTGGATCGAGGCCGATGAATAA
- the rpiB gene encoding ribose 5-phosphate isomerase B — MSSTTVAIGSDHAGFRLKEVLKAAMQGQGIEVLDVGTMTTDSCDYPAIAQDLCRAVLSRGVPGVLVCGTGIGMSMAANRFPGIRAAVCANAYQCEMTRRHNDCNVLCLGERVTGDGAALQILDFFLNTEFEGGRHQRRVDLMDPAS; from the coding sequence ATGTCTTCCACCACCGTCGCCATCGGCTCGGACCACGCCGGGTTCCGGCTCAAGGAAGTCCTCAAGGCCGCCATGCAGGGCCAGGGCATCGAGGTCCTGGACGTGGGCACCATGACCACCGACAGTTGCGACTACCCCGCCATCGCCCAGGACCTGTGCCGCGCCGTGCTGTCCCGGGGCGTGCCCGGGGTGCTCGTCTGCGGCACGGGCATCGGCATGAGCATGGCCGCCAACCGCTTTCCCGGCATCCGCGCCGCCGTGTGCGCCAACGCCTACCAGTGCGAAATGACCCGCCGCCACAACGACTGCAACGTGCTCTGCCTGGGCGAGCGCGTGACCGGCGACGGCGCCGCCTTGCAGATCCTTGACTTTTTCCTCAATACCGAGTTTGAAGGGGGCCGCCATCAACGGCGCGTGGACCTGATGGACCCCGCCTCGTAG
- a CDS encoding class I SAM-dependent methyltransferase, with product MRSEDIAPGRLYGELAWLLPLFTPPEDYAEEAVCWRSVLRERLGPGRHAVLELGVGGGHNLSHLANEFRATAVDLSPDMLALCRRLNPGVELHQGDMRSVRLGRTFRAVLIHDAISYMITEHDLLRTLETAAAHLEPGGVLVAAPDRFAETFQPPQSHAITRHADGILVHYTEYTHDPDPADTSVETLIALFVTDRSGTRVELDRHVTGLFPRATWARLFAQAGFALETRAFPLSSLDVPYELLVGVLG from the coding sequence ATGCGATCCGAAGACATCGCCCCGGGGCGGCTGTATGGCGAGCTGGCCTGGCTGCTGCCGCTGTTCACCCCGCCGGAAGATTACGCCGAGGAAGCCGTCTGCTGGCGCTCCGTGCTGCGGGAGCGGCTGGGGCCCGGGCGCCACGCAGTGCTGGAGCTGGGCGTGGGCGGCGGGCACAACCTGTCCCACCTCGCGAACGAGTTTCGCGCCACTGCCGTGGACCTTTCGCCGGATATGCTGGCGCTGTGCCGCAGGCTGAACCCCGGGGTGGAGCTGCACCAGGGCGACATGCGCTCCGTGCGCCTGGGGCGGACCTTCCGGGCGGTGCTCATCCACGACGCCATCAGCTACATGATCACGGAGCACGACCTGCTGCGGACCCTGGAAACGGCGGCGGCCCACCTGGAGCCCGGGGGCGTGCTGGTCGCCGCCCCGGACCGCTTCGCGGAGACCTTCCAGCCCCCGCAGAGCCACGCCATCACGCGCCACGCGGACGGCATACTCGTCCACTACACGGAATACACCCACGACCCCGACCCCGCCGACACGAGCGTGGAAACGCTCATCGCCCTGTTCGTCACCGACCGGTCCGGAACGCGCGTGGAGCTGGACCGGCACGTGACGGGGCTCTTCCCCCGGGCGACCTGGGCGCGGCTGTTCGCGCAGGCCGGCTTCGCCCTGGAAACCCGCGCCTTCCCCCTGTCGAGCCTGGACGTGCCCTACGAACTGCTGGTGGGCGTCCTGGGGTAG
- a CDS encoding potassium channel family protein, with protein sequence MKFLAAQITYLLQDRTARRNIGFLLKFVLLLVGVIALYSVLFHFIMEQEGQAHSWITGVYWTLTVMSTLGFGDITFSGDLGRVFSIVVLMSGIIFLLVMLPFTFIQFFYAPWLEAQNKALAPRELPPGTHGHVIIIGPDSTALNLAQRLRQYGHEHVLLCPDAQTALALHDQGYSVAVGDHDDSQTYRKLRVEGAAMVVALDSDVRNTSITFTVREACAAVPIVAKADQEESVDILTLAGSTHVFQFTRMLGQTLARRTLGANMRSGIIGRFDELMVAETPVMRSNLVGRTLRQCGLREAVGVNVVGVWERGRFTLPDPDLPLTGAMVLVLAGTLGQIETFDSFAGVTSTKDGPVVILGGGRVGQAAAEQLHRLGLAYRVVEKKPRQTGDGEHLVAGNAADLDVLERAGIREAPSVFITTHDDDMNTYLTIYCRRLRPDIQIISRATLDRNIGILHSAGADLVISHASLVANTVVNLLSPGKVLMLTEGLNIFRMPLPPQLEGTTLMGSDIRAATGCSVVAVGSAQGLEINPDPARVLAAGDELILIGTSASERRFLDRFPQAAG encoded by the coding sequence GTGAAGTTCCTCGCCGCCCAGATCACCTACCTGCTCCAGGACCGCACCGCCCGGCGCAACATCGGCTTCCTGCTCAAGTTCGTGCTGCTGCTCGTGGGCGTGATCGCCCTGTACAGCGTGCTGTTCCATTTCATCATGGAGCAGGAGGGCCAGGCGCATTCGTGGATCACCGGCGTCTATTGGACGCTCACCGTCATGTCCACCCTGGGCTTTGGCGACATCACCTTCAGCGGCGACCTGGGGCGCGTGTTCTCCATCGTCGTGCTGATGTCGGGCATCATTTTCCTTCTGGTGATGCTGCCGTTCACCTTCATCCAGTTCTTCTACGCCCCCTGGCTGGAGGCCCAGAACAAGGCCCTGGCCCCGCGCGAGCTGCCTCCGGGCACGCACGGCCACGTCATCATCATCGGGCCGGACTCCACGGCCCTGAACCTGGCCCAGCGCCTGCGCCAGTACGGCCACGAGCATGTGCTGCTGTGCCCCGACGCCCAGACGGCCCTGGCCCTGCACGACCAGGGCTACAGCGTGGCCGTGGGCGACCACGATGACTCCCAGACCTACCGCAAGCTGCGCGTGGAAGGCGCGGCCATGGTCGTGGCTCTGGACAGCGACGTGCGCAACACGAGCATCACCTTCACCGTGCGCGAGGCGTGCGCCGCAGTGCCCATCGTGGCCAAGGCCGACCAGGAGGAGTCCGTGGACATCCTGACCCTGGCGGGCAGCACGCATGTCTTCCAATTCACGCGCATGCTCGGCCAGACTCTGGCCCGGCGGACCCTGGGCGCCAACATGCGCTCGGGCATCATCGGCCGTTTCGACGAGCTGATGGTGGCCGAGACGCCGGTGATGCGCTCCAACCTCGTGGGCCGCACCCTGCGCCAGTGCGGCCTGCGCGAGGCCGTGGGCGTGAACGTGGTCGGCGTGTGGGAGCGCGGGCGCTTCACCCTGCCCGATCCCGACCTGCCGCTGACCGGGGCCATGGTCCTGGTGCTGGCAGGCACCCTGGGGCAGATCGAGACCTTCGACAGCTTCGCGGGCGTGACCTCCACCAAGGACGGGCCGGTGGTCATCCTGGGCGGGGGCCGGGTGGGCCAGGCGGCGGCGGAGCAGCTCCACCGGCTGGGCCTGGCCTACCGCGTGGTGGAAAAGAAGCCCCGCCAGACCGGCGACGGGGAGCACCTCGTGGCGGGCAACGCGGCGGACCTGGACGTGCTCGAGCGCGCGGGCATCCGCGAGGCGCCCTCGGTGTTCATCACCACCCACGACGACGACATGAACACCTACCTGACCATCTACTGCCGCAGGCTGCGCCCGGACATCCAGATCATCAGCCGCGCCACCCTGGACCGCAACATCGGCATCCTGCACAGCGCCGGGGCGGATCTGGTCATCTCCCACGCCTCGCTGGTGGCCAACACGGTGGTCAACCTGCTCTCGCCGGGCAAGGTGCTCATGCTCACCGAGGGGCTGAACATCTTCCGCATGCCCCTGCCGCCGCAGCTCGAAGGCACGACGCTCATGGGCAGCGACATCCGCGCCGCGACGGGGTGCAGCGTGGTGGCCGTGGGCTCGGCCCAGGGCCTGGAAATCAACCCCGACCCGGCGCGCGTCCTGGCTGCGGGCGACGAGCTGATCCTCATCGGCACCTCGGCCTCCGAGCGCCGCTTTCTGGACCGGTTCCCGCAGGCGGCGGGCTAG
- a CDS encoding tetratricopeptide repeat protein gives MHRHTAAILVLLAALGAASCAPLRPDTAPPAVPVAERSPRAEAAYNYLKFEEARRAGNDADAQDALDALLRLDPRESVFRQGADFLWRAGRVDEARVLLKDGISRYPGSRELAVALANTYYAERRHDDAIATMSDYLARNPQDWTAYKDMALIHLDAGQHAQALENLRSIPPAERNAAILYYSAKASAGLGLNRQAREMLREAVTKDVFFVEAWAELAYLFEVDGNYLEAEKVYTRLLDLGETGSEVHLRLISLNLKLNQPDRALEIYRKGPTDAAYALEAAALFMDEKFYEQARAVLVPLSERGDAPDRIWFSMAVLAYEGDSDAGRAIRYLERIPDTDPNYHRAAQFRIHLLLDKGETEQALDLIHELADRYPDQSQYPLLEAGYHQRQGDNAQALAVLDKAVSRWPEDTQLLYSRGVVLEKLGRTDEGLEVMEQIITIDSEHADALNFLGYMLADQGRELERALMLVSRALEIEPDNGYIIDSLAWVHFRLGDTRKAWELVRRAVEHVADEADIWEHYGDIAARMGLRDKAREGYRNSLELRPGEVRVQGKLDAL, from the coding sequence ATGCATCGCCATACAGCAGCCATCCTCGTTCTCCTGGCCGCGCTCGGGGCGGCCTCGTGCGCGCCCCTGCGCCCCGACACCGCCCCGCCCGCCGTGCCCGTGGCCGAGCGCTCGCCCCGGGCCGAGGCCGCCTACAACTACCTGAAGTTCGAGGAGGCCCGGCGCGCAGGCAACGACGCCGACGCCCAGGACGCCCTGGACGCCCTGCTGCGCCTGGACCCGCGCGAAAGCGTGTTCCGCCAGGGGGCCGACTTCCTGTGGCGCGCCGGGCGCGTGGACGAGGCCCGCGTGCTGCTCAAGGACGGCATCTCCCGCTACCCGGGCTCGCGCGAGCTGGCCGTGGCCCTGGCCAACACCTACTACGCCGAGCGGCGCCACGACGACGCCATCGCGACCATGAGCGACTATCTGGCCCGCAACCCGCAGGACTGGACGGCCTACAAGGACATGGCCCTCATCCACCTCGACGCCGGGCAGCACGCCCAGGCCCTGGAAAACCTGCGCTCCATCCCCCCTGCCGAGCGCAACGCGGCCATCCTCTACTACAGCGCCAAGGCCAGCGCGGGCCTGGGCCTGAACCGCCAGGCCCGCGAGATGCTGCGCGAGGCCGTGACCAAGGACGTGTTCTTCGTCGAGGCCTGGGCCGAGCTGGCCTACCTGTTCGAGGTGGACGGCAACTACCTGGAGGCCGAAAAGGTCTACACCCGCCTGCTGGACCTGGGCGAGACGGGCAGCGAGGTCCACTTGCGGCTCATCAGCCTGAACCTCAAGCTCAACCAGCCCGACCGGGCGCTGGAAATCTACCGCAAGGGCCCCACAGACGCGGCCTACGCCCTGGAAGCTGCGGCCCTGTTCATGGACGAAAAGTTCTACGAGCAGGCCCGGGCCGTGCTCGTCCCGCTGTCCGAGCGCGGCGACGCGCCCGACCGCATCTGGTTCTCCATGGCCGTGCTGGCCTACGAGGGCGACAGCGACGCGGGCCGGGCCATCCGCTACCTGGAGCGTATCCCCGACACCGACCCCAACTACCACCGCGCCGCCCAGTTCCGCATCCACCTGCTCCTGGACAAGGGCGAAACCGAGCAGGCCCTGGACCTCATCCACGAGCTTGCCGACCGCTACCCGGACCAGAGCCAGTATCCGCTGCTGGAAGCCGGCTACCACCAGCGCCAGGGCGACAACGCCCAGGCCCTGGCCGTGCTGGACAAGGCCGTGTCGCGCTGGCCCGAGGACACGCAACTGCTCTACTCCCGGGGCGTGGTGCTGGAGAAGCTGGGGCGCACCGACGAAGGGCTGGAGGTGATGGAGCAGATCATCACCATCGACTCCGAGCACGCCGACGCCCTGAACTTCCTGGGCTACATGCTGGCCGACCAGGGCCGCGAACTGGAACGCGCCCTGATGCTCGTCAGCAGGGCCCTGGAAATCGAGCCCGACAACGGCTACATCATCGACTCCCTGGCCTGGGTCCATTTCCGCCTGGGCGACACGCGCAAGGCCTGGGAGCTGGTGCGGCGCGCCGTGGAGCACGTGGCCGACGAGGCCGATATCTGGGAGCACTACGGCGACATCGCCGCGCGCATGGGCCTGCGCGACAAGGCCCGCGAGGGCTACCGCAACAGCCTGGAGCTGCGCCCCGGCGAGGTGCGGGTCCAGGGCAAGCTGGACGCCCTGTGA
- the tkt gene encoding transketolase: MEHTTDSALDALAVSALKGLIMDATRKANSGHPGGPMSSADMAYVLFKDTLRFDPKDPSWFDRDRFVLSAGHESMLLYGLLHFRDLLTIDDLKAFRQWGSRTPGHPEHDMTPGVEATTGPLGQGVGMAVGMAVAEAMLRHRLGEELCNHRTYVLASDGDLQEPVALGAAALAGQWGLGRLTLLYDSNKIQLAGPTSRCDCTDYRKVFEGMCWQVLEIDGHDHGAIRAALAQARAEADRPTLIIGHTVMAKGAATLEGDFNTHGAPLSPEEIAATKTKLGLDPEQDFQVPADVLTHFRSRFGHLCAESGMWHRKLTARLDADPEFAALWEAITARRNTLRLTWPQFTPGASVATRKAWGAALNEIMHQLPLLAGGSADLDPSNQTVKFRETVGVFGPDNPGGRNLSFGVREFPMGAVLNGMALHGGVVPFGATFLTFSDYERNALRMSALQKLPVLHVFTHDSFYVGEDGPTHQPIEHVSSLRLIPDMLVLRPADANETNACLNIALTQTARPTCLMLTRQGLPVIDPAAHPAVLDGPARGGYVLADCQGEPEVVLLASGSEVQLAMRAAALLTGLRCRVVSVPSFELFDEQPAAYRAAVLPAGALKVAVEAGRPDLWYKYVGTDGIAFGISHFGASAPGKVLEERYGFTPENIAGLVRARLG, translated from the coding sequence ATGGAACACACCACAGACAGCGCCCTGGACGCCCTGGCGGTCAGCGCCCTCAAGGGCCTGATCATGGACGCCACCCGCAAGGCCAACTCCGGGCACCCCGGCGGGCCCATGTCCTCGGCGGACATGGCCTACGTGCTCTTCAAGGACACCCTGCGCTTCGACCCCAAGGACCCCTCCTGGTTCGACCGCGACCGCTTCGTGCTCTCCGCCGGGCATGAATCCATGCTGCTCTACGGGCTGCTCCATTTCCGCGACCTGTTGACCATCGACGACCTCAAGGCCTTCCGCCAGTGGGGCAGCCGCACCCCCGGCCACCCCGAGCACGACATGACCCCCGGCGTGGAGGCCACCACCGGCCCCCTGGGCCAGGGTGTGGGCATGGCCGTGGGCATGGCCGTGGCCGAGGCCATGCTGCGCCACCGCCTGGGCGAGGAGCTGTGCAACCACCGCACCTACGTCCTGGCTTCCGACGGCGACCTTCAGGAGCCCGTGGCCCTGGGCGCGGCGGCCCTGGCCGGGCAGTGGGGCCTGGGCAGGCTCACGCTGCTTTACGACAGCAACAAGATCCAGCTCGCCGGCCCCACCAGCCGCTGCGACTGCACCGACTACCGCAAGGTCTTCGAGGGCATGTGCTGGCAGGTGCTGGAGATCGACGGCCACGACCACGGCGCCATCCGCGCCGCCCTGGCCCAGGCCCGGGCCGAGGCCGACCGCCCGACGCTGATCATCGGCCACACCGTCATGGCCAAGGGCGCCGCGACCCTGGAAGGCGACTTCAACACCCACGGCGCGCCCCTCTCCCCCGAGGAGATCGCCGCCACCAAGACCAAGCTGGGCCTGGACCCCGAACAGGACTTCCAGGTGCCCGCCGACGTTTTGACCCATTTCCGCTCGCGCTTCGGGCACCTCTGCGCCGAAAGCGGCATGTGGCACCGCAAGCTCACCGCCCGCCTGGACGCCGACCCCGAGTTCGCCGCCCTGTGGGAGGCCATCACCGCCCGGCGCAACACCCTGCGCCTGACCTGGCCGCAGTTCACCCCCGGCGCCTCGGTGGCCACGCGCAAGGCCTGGGGCGCGGCGCTGAACGAGATCATGCACCAGCTCCCGCTGCTGGCGGGCGGCTCCGCCGACCTGGACCCCTCCAACCAGACCGTGAAATTCCGCGAGACGGTGGGCGTGTTCGGGCCGGACAACCCCGGCGGGCGCAACCTGTCCTTCGGCGTGCGCGAATTCCCCATGGGCGCCGTGCTCAACGGCATGGCCCTGCACGGCGGGGTCGTGCCCTTCGGCGCCACGTTCCTGACCTTCTCGGACTACGAGCGCAACGCCCTGCGCATGTCCGCGCTGCAAAAGCTGCCGGTGCTGCACGTCTTCACCCACGATTCGTTCTACGTGGGCGAGGACGGGCCGACCCACCAGCCCATCGAGCACGTCAGCTCCCTGCGGCTGATCCCCGACATGCTCGTGCTGCGCCCGGCGGACGCCAACGAGACCAACGCCTGCCTGAACATCGCCCTGACCCAGACCGCGCGGCCCACCTGCCTGATGCTCACCCGCCAGGGCCTGCCGGTCATCGACCCTGCGGCGCATCCGGCGGTGCTGGACGGCCCGGCCCGGGGCGGCTACGTGCTGGCCGACTGCCAGGGCGAGCCCGAGGTGGTCCTGCTGGCCTCGGGCTCCGAGGTCCAGCTGGCCATGCGCGCGGCGGCCCTGCTTACGGGCCTGCGCTGCCGGGTGGTCAGCGTGCCGAGTTTCGAGCTGTTCGACGAGCAGCCCGCGGCGTACCGCGCCGCCGTACTGCCCGCCGGGGCGCTCAAGGTGGCCGTGGAAGCGGGCCGCCCCGATCTGTGGTACAAGTACGTCGGAACCGACGGCATCGCCTTCGGCATCAGCCACTTCGGGGCCTCGGCCCCGGGCAAGGTGCTCGAGGAGCGCTACGGGTTCACCCCCGAGAACATCGCGGGCCTGGTCCGCGCGCGCCTCGGGTAG